A genomic stretch from Capricornis sumatraensis isolate serow.1 chromosome 4, serow.2, whole genome shotgun sequence includes:
- the LGALS2 gene encoding galectin-2 has product MSGKFEIANMDMKMGSSLKIKGKIADGANGFVINLGQGTDKLNLHFNPRFGESTIVCNSRDGNSWGAEQRDNHMCFSPGSEVKLIVTFENNEFKVKLPDGHQLTFPNRLGHSHLSYLGVQNFLVSSFKLE; this is encoded by the exons ATGTCG GGGAAATTTGAGATTGCGAACATGGACATGAAGATGGGGTCAAGCCTGAAGATCAAGGGCAAGATCGCTGACGGGGCTAATGG CTTTGTGATTAATTTGGGCCAGGGGACAGATAAACTGAACCTGCATTTCAACCCACGCTTTGGTGAATCCACCATCGTCTGCAACTCACGTGATGGCAACAGCTGGGGGGCGGAGCAACGGGACAATCACATGTGCTTCAGCCCAGGGTCAGAAGTCAAG CTCATCGTGACCTTCGAGAACAATGAATTCAAGGTGAAGCTGCCAGACGGGCACCAGTTGACCTTTCCCAACAGGCTGGGCCACAGCCACCTGAGCTACCTGGGTGTGCAGAACTTCCTCGTCTCCTCCTTCAAGCTGGAGTAG
- the CDC42EP1 gene encoding cdc42 effector protein 1, giving the protein MPGPQGAGGAPAMNLGKLSPVGWVSSSQGKKRLTADMISPPLGDFRHTMHVGRGGDVFGDTSFLSNHGGGSGSTHRSPRGFLAKKLQLVRRVGAPPRRMASPPAPSPAPPAVSPIIKNAISLPQLNQAAYDSLVVGKLSFDRSPASSTDGHSAYGLDSGFCTISRLPRPEKPRDRDRDSSFPAEPELRRSDSLLSFRLDLDLGPSLLTELLGAMSLSEGSAAETPAPAPAASPPASVATPPAPASSPSPRGRCPNGVTTRLGPVAEARASAVGEGPRAPADEGPSRHWGAVSGGSQSRRHYTEVDARGEVLGALSQARASWGSLDEEWGASQAGSRTPVPSTVQANTFEFADAEEDDEVKV; this is encoded by the exons ATGCCGGGCCCCCAGGGGGCCGGAGGAGCCCCGGCCATGAACCTGGGCAAGCTCTCACCCGTGGGCTGGGTGTCCAGCTCACAGGGGAAGAAGCGGCTGACCGCGGACATGATCAGCCCCCCGCTTGGGGATTTCCGCCACACCATGCACGTGGGCCGCGGTGGGGATGTCTTCGGTGACACCTCCTTCCTCAGCAACCATGGTGGCGGCTCAGGGAGCACCCACCGCTCGCCCCGGGGCTTCCTGGCCAAGAAGCTGCAGCTGGTGCGGAGAGTGGGGGCCCCGCCCCGGAGGATGGCTTCTCCGCCCGCACCCTCGCCTGCTCCACCAGCCGTCTCCCCCATCATCAAGAATGCCATCTCCCTGCCTCAGCTCAACCAGGCGGCCTACGACAGCCTCGTGGTGGGCAAGCTCAGCTTTGACCGCAGCCCTGCCAGCTCCACAGATGGCCACTCCGCTTACG GCCTGGACTCCGGGTTCTGCACCATTTCCCGCCTGCCTCGCCCAGAAAAGCCTCGTGACCGAGACCGTGATAGCTCCTTCCCCGCTGAGCCTGAGCTTCGCCGCTCTGACTCCCTCCTGTCCTTCCGCCTGGACCTTGACCTTGGGCCCTCTCTCCTCACTGAGCTCTTGGGGGCCATGAGCCTCTCAGAAGGCTCTGCAGCTGAGACCCCCGCCCCGGCTCCTGCTGCAAGTCCCCCAGCCTCTGTTGCAACCCCCCCGGCCCCTGCCTCAAGCCCCTCACCTCGTGGACGCTGCCCCAATGGGGTAACCACCAGGTTGGGCCCAGTGGCCGAGGCGAGGGCCAGTGCAGTGGGAGAGGGCCCCCGTGCGCCTGCTGACGAGGGCCCCAGCAGGCACTGGGGAGCTGTCTCGGGTGGCAGCCAAAGCCGCCGCCACTACACTGAGGTGGATGCTCGGGGTGAGGTGTTGGGGGCGCTGTCCCAGGCTCGGGCCTCCTGGGGGAGCCTGGATGAAGAGTGGGGGGCATCCCAGGCAGGCAGCAGGACCCCCGTGCCCAGCACAGTGCAGGCCAACACCTTCGAGTTTGCTGATGCTGAGGAGGACGACGAGGTCAAGGTGTGA